A stretch of DNA from Oreochromis aureus strain Israel breed Guangdong linkage group 23, ZZ_aureus, whole genome shotgun sequence:
GTGATCTCCAAGAATCATCCAAGAACGCTCTTCAAAGATGGCGTCTGTAACGCCATGTAGCTCTGACGGCGTGTCACCTCAAACAGCCTGAACGTTTGGACGACGTTCGGTGTGCGGCGATGACACAAAGCTGTTTTTAAGATGAAGGACGATTTTCATGGCTGCTGTACGGTGAAGCGCTCATTTCCCATGAACCTCAGAGTGATGCTGCATACATGCAGGGTGTGAGCTCTCTCAAGCTAACtgtaacgtgtgtgtgtgtgtgtgtgtgtgtgtgtgtgtgaaccctCTTCACCTGCAGCAGAGCTGACGGGTACACGGCACTCTCATCATCTCAGACTGAGTAATGTGATGTAAATGTGACACGTCTCCGAGGCCGAGGAAGAACAAGactcagcaggaggaggaggagctgggaGAGGGGCGAAGGACAGCGGCAGTTTCTGCTTTGCCTATGAGCGGATTTAAATTTCGTTGTGCTTTGAATCCAGAGTTTTACGTAGGAGTGAAATGGGTCAGGACAGAATAACCTCCTCCTGCATTCACCTTCACCTGACGATGCTTGTTGCTATGGATACGGCTCAGGGAGTGCGGGTCACGTCTGTGGCGTTTGCTCGGCCGGACTAAAGCTGCAGCAGCATTTCTTGATTCCCGCACTTTTGGGTCAGaattagggatgcaccgataccgatactggtatcgggtatcggtgccgatactgtaaaatgtgtgcgtactcgtactcgtaaaagttaaccgataccatgaaccgatactcataattcccatggacttaaacgccacggtaacataaggtgttcacagttgatgttatgtgatgtaactctaccctgaatataatttgccctgtaatatgtcgcaaggtaaatacaggtaattagagcaatcaaactgttacgTTAAtcgtaaaagtattattttatggtatgtaactctgaaggagttaaaatattttcagagttctaattttctggaggcctgtgaaggtagcataaaacgggacctTGCATggggagatgcacgaggttagctgaaccaaagtgagagactcggctagttttactgaggttaaccagcacaaaagagtgtgtggctagaaagctgaccgtgtgagagcttcacaacagagtgtgggtgaagtgactttttgtttcaatggtcgcaccaccgtgctgtgtttccagctacgaccgccgaggctacaggctagcccggactgcttggctgcgcctcggaggcagccgctatggactgtcggagagctggacagtgactcgctaacgcgctgtagcagagacagcatcgggtccgcagggagtggatttagtgtgggactggtgaacggcgacctaccgatcagctgaactgtaagtcagacttttgtgctcttactggggagaagaggatttttctccatcgtccggcgtgagcaacaaacaggcctgcaacaagtgtgaatgtgagtgtgtgtggggcccatgtgtgaatattgtatgtttagtggatttatataacgtgttttggagtgtatattagtgagtcacttaccaaaaggtgataacataagttgggttgtttaatataatttgaaagggaattatgtcatttatacagtgtatttcatttggttaaggaattggaatatcatttgagtttaaaaaagggatgtgttgtacagtatttgtctctgcccttacgttcagtaaacgtttcgtttgtgttaaagagttgtgtggggtcgtttctttactactggttaagtttaacttgtgtgtggtagaagtatcggtttttgtactcggtatcggcaagtactcagatccaagtatcggtatcggatcggtttgaaaaaattggtatcgttgcatccctagtcAGAATCATTTGAAAGCATCTCTGAGCCTCCTGATTGGCTCTCAGGTCATAGACAGGAAGCTGAGCTCCAGTAGTTTTGCAGATAACAGCAGCTTGAACGTTTGAGCACCACAGACTCTCTCCTGGCCTCCTCCTGTGGGGCTGAGCAGCCTCAGCTGCTGTGAGGGTGGAGCAGAGGGAGGGAGGCCGGGAGTCAGAGCTGCTCAGCTGTTCCCATCAGGCTGAAcgtcaggaggaggaggaggaggaggaggatgcttCTCTCCTAAAATACCAGATGTCCTCAGGTTAGTCAGATAGACTGAAACCTCAGCCTGAGAACATTTACCTGATTTCCCCTCCTCAGAGCCCGGTTTAGGATGAGGGGAGCGGTTCATTCCTCAGTTATTTTGGGAAGTTTTAATCCCACAGACGTGCAGATGAAGCTGCAGCGTTCCTTATGTGGAGGAAGTAGATATTTGAACCCATACACACACGGAAACCACAGAGGGAACATTTCTGGCTTTTTCTGTCTGATCAGAAACCAGGTCAGCATCTTCCTCGCATGCTGTTTTTACATTGTCCATAACTCTAAATGATAAGTGCCATACCACCATAAAATCAGGTCTTTTACATCAAAACAAtcacaaaaaaattataattgtgaCTATACACTTGTGGGCGTCACACACTCcccaacaaaaaagaaaatggctCCTGACATTTAACCTTTTACCCTATAAAACTCATTATACTCATTATTCAAACAATTCAAATCACATCCCCTTCCCACATATCCACATTCCTTGTGTACTAACAGTTATAATATACAGGGAAGGTGTGCACAGTGAGATGTTGGAATGCGATATGGCACTAGGGGGAAGTAAGGTAACAGGGGATATGGTGGCATGGTgtagtgtgttgtgtttggtGACTCGTGCACTTCAGCACAACTGACTGATGGATGCAACCGGAGAGAGGGTTGGCCAAGGGTGTCATATGTGAAATGTGTAGCAGGTCGTCGTTCTCTAGTAGACCTTCTTAGAACTGATTCATTTGTCGGCGGGGTCACATTGGGTGTATGCCGTGCCCTTTCTGAAAGCGGCAGCCCAACTTCTCCTCCGTTGACTGTGAAAGGCACTTCAGTGACTCCTGATTCCCGTACCATCTCATGTTCCTCCTCTCCCTTGTCATTGTCAAGTTCAGTGCTTTGGTGTCCACCATCTTGTTCCATTCCTGTTTCCCTCAATTCATCTCTTGCTGTTCGTTCCCCCAATACTGTTGCTTCTGTCGGCTGAGGTGCTCCACAGTTGACAACTCTGCTGAACTCAGCTGTTCCCCTTGAGGGTCCAACAGTATGGTTAGAGGTATGTAGAGCACCCTCTTTGTTCCCACTCCTCAAATCATACCTCAACTCATAATACATTGAactctcatcatcatcagagcTTGTGTCAGAGTGAGGTTGaaactctgtctctctttgagctggttttggtttctttttcttgACAGCAGATGACCTGTCCCCCTCATTTACAGCAGGCAAGTCCACAGGAAGCTCATTGACAAGATGCAATAGATTGCGATGCAGAACACGCACTCTTTTCCCATTTGCCTCTGAGGCCACTCTGTAGACTGGGCTGTCATTGATCTGTTCCTTCACCACATAAATGGTGTTCTCCCAGTAGGACCTTAACTTGCCAGGACCACCCCTCTCAGTCAGGTTCCGAACTAGTACTCTGTCACCAGGTTGGAGTACCACTCCTTTCAAGTGCCGGTCATAGTGTTTCTTCCCACGATCACTTGacttttggctgttttcagatgCAATCCTGTAAGCTTCAGTCATTCGTTCTTTCCATTTCTCAGCATAACCTCTTGCAGTTTGTGGTTCTCCATCAGTAACCAACTTGAACAGGAGGTCTACGGGCATTCGTGGATGTCGaccaaaaagcagaaagaatGGTGAGTAACCCGTTGTTTCATGGCGCGTGCAATTGTATGCATGAACCATCTGTgggagaaaagccgatcagcttaTTCCAATTTTATTCGGTCGACTACTTGCTATTACCCCCTAAACCTATCCTATCCTTTAAACCTCGTCATGCCTGCAGTGGGCCACCGGAGGGAGACAAAACACAGAGCACTGAAATTCAAATTTTGCCCTGCAGGCCAACttagtgtgtctgtgcgtgtgtgtgtctgtgtgtctgtgtgtgtgtctgtgtgtctgtgtgtgtgtctgtgtgtgacacagagagagagagagagacacttgCTGTGCTTTTAAAAACCAAACACTCAAACAAACCAAAGAGAATGACAGAGGCAGAAAGACACTGCATTGTTTGTGGCAACCGATGATGTCTTGCTCTCCAATTGTAAGCTGCGTCTTGAAGGCATGTGTGTGGACGAGGAGATGACAGGAAGAGGAATGTTAAGAGAAAACTCAGGAGGCAAGAAACACAGACTCAGCGCTTTTTACATGTACATGGGCGATGCCCCGACACAGTCTCCACACAGCAACGTGTACAAGACGTGTCACGGAGGATCCGCGCCGAGGCATCTGTGTGTTCTTTATTATATAGGCAAAAGCTTGTATCATATTCTTAGGCGGAGCATACAAAGTATGAAAAACAACTCCCAATATGGAGACTTAAGATATGGAGACTGAAGATACGTGAGTTCGGTGAGTTCGTTGGCCATATCTATACGTGGCCTTGAACATTTCTACTTTCATTTGTGCAGCTTCCTCCCTATGGTTTCAATCATAGTCCTcatgtcatacacacacactaagtttaaatgaagctaaacacTATGAGAGTACAGACAGTAATAGAAGAATGCAAGTTTCCTTTAACAATATCCCTCCTGTTTTAGCAAATTTAAACTGTATATGAATCACACAGGTTTTATCAGAACATGACCacttgcattttgcattttcagtCTAGTCATCATTATGTGTGTTCAGATCAGTATTTATCCACacttttatcatcatcatcatcgtcgtcgtCCTCCGGAGGTACATTTACATATGCTGCAATCGAATGGTTAAGCATCCTAGAGATCATTTCTCTGATACATGGGATAATACATGTGATGAAAATAAGAAACAATAATAAAAGCATTCCAACAAATATCAGGCCTTTAATCAACAGGGCCTTCCAGGATCCGCTCATCAGCCAGCCCATCCGGTCTGGTTTGCTAGCGGTCCAATCTGCTACCCGTGCTTGTTGAACATTTTTAAGTGCATCAGTCATGTTGCTAGAAtgtacattatctggaatgtaagTACAACAAGTGGTGTTAAACGGAACACATAGCCCGCCTTTTTTCCGCCAAAAGAATATCTAAAGCgaccctgtgttgcattactgaaATTCTGAGTGCATCTATCTCTTCATTCTgcgctttatttattttgcaagaAGCATTCAAAAACAAACCGAAACGATAGTCTAATGTTTCTAAGCGTAATGTGTTCTTTGCTGTTCCCACCCAGGGGAAAAGGGCCAAAAGTACTTTGGTTCCAGTGGACCAGTGTTTAAATTCTTCAGGCACATCACTACCCCATACTGCGTCAGTCACTTTGAAGGTGTGGTCAGAGATGAGAATCGGTGTAGCTGCCTTTAAAAACACCATGTCTCTGTCGCTGCAATTTCCTGTTAGTGCTTTAAACATGATACACATACAAGAGCAAGTGTGGCGAGGAACAGCTTCTTCATGTCGACCTGGCGCACCTGACCCCTCTGATAAGTAGACTAAAGGCAAGAAGAAAAAGGGCGGGatatacccgatcagcccttcCTTCACCTATTAGATTACCAGAGAGTAGGGGCGTCGGCGTCTCTAGTTCaggctgtcactcacttttttacaGTGGCTTTGGTGGATCCACGATGGGCGCTCTGCTATCTTGCAAGCAGTGGGGGTCACAATCAGGACTTGGTACGGCCCTTTCCACCTCGGCTCACTCCAAGACTTCCTGTTCAGCTCTCGGACCAGGATCCAGTCACCAGGTTGTAGCCTGCAAGAGATTGGAGACACATCGTctggcagtttattgttcaataCTATTTCCTTGTTCTGAAAAAGTTGGGCCATCCAGTCGGCTATCGTCATTTCTCTGGCAGACTTCAAAAGTGGTTCACTAGTTATTGGTAAAGGGAAGGGTCTCCCGTGTATTATCTCAAAAGGTGACATAGGGCCACTTCCCTTTGATATTCTCATCCAAAGTTTCACTAAGGATAAACATTCTGGCCACGGTTTCTTAGTGTCTTCCATTACTTTTCTTAACCTTTGTTTAATTGTACCGTTATTTCTTTCTACCTAGAACTTGTGATACATTTTCTATGACTTCATTCACGAAGTGTGTGCCATTATCTGATCGGATCAAACTTGGGATGCCATAAGTTGGAATGAAGTGATTACATAGACACTTTCCGCTTTCTTTACTGGGTATATTTCTGGCCATTTAGAGAACACATCAACAATGACCAATGCATATTTTGATCCTTGGCATTCATTCAGTTCTATGAAATCCATGTGAATGGTGTGAAAAGGATGTGGCGGAGTAGGGAAATGACCTCTTTTTGGTCTTAAGCTCCCTTGAGCGTTATGTTTTTGACATATCATGCACGTTCTTATGAATTCTTTTGCTGAATTTTCAAAATTAATCGCGTACTAGAGACATCATCCCTCCAGTTGACAGATGCGTCGAGccatgtgtcactaatgctgcgATTTTCATTATATCATCTGTGTCTAACTGTGCTCCATGTTTCAACCATTGCTTCTGTTCTGTCTGGTGTGCGGTTTTCTGTTCACTTTTTAATACTTCAAGTGGtatgtttttaatttctgtCATAGCTAATGCATGCATCTTCTGTTGTGCTGCTAATTTAGCGGTTTGGTCTGCAAAATTGTTTCCTCGTGTTATATGTGTGTCATCCTTTtgatgtgctgcacatttaCACAATGCTAGTTGTTTCGGCAATAGTACTGCTAATAAGAGTTTCTTTAATAGTTCAGCATGTTGTACTGGCGTTCCGCTTGAGGTCACCATTCCTCTGTTGCTCCATATCTTAGCAAAATGATGTACTGCTGAGAAAACATATTGACTGTCTGTATGAATGTTTATACTTTTGTCTTTATGTAACTCGCATGCTCTTATTACTGCTATAAGTTCTGCACTCTGAGCGGAGTGCGCAGATGATAGTGGCTTTGCTTCTATCACCTCAGTCTCTGTGGTTACTGCATATCCTACTTTGTTTTTCCCATCAACACCTTTAGACGCAGAACCATCTACAAAGATGTCTGTATAATCTATTTGTGGCATGCTATAAATATCAACACGTGGTTTCGTTTCCTCATTTAACTTGTTTATGCAACAGTGTGACTTTCCGTCAAGTTCACTCGGCAATAAAGTGCCAGGGTTCAACTGACCGCAACGCACAATTTCTATGTTAGATTGGGATAACAATACGCCTACATAGGACAGTTGTCGAGCATGTGTTACAAATGGCAACTGTCCTTGCAGGAGTATAGAAGCTACTGCGTGTGGCACTCGTAGTATAAGCTTGTGTCCTAGCACTATATCAGAACATTTTTGAACGGCCTCTGCTGCGGCTGCACAGGCTTGCACACAAGTTGGCAATGCTGCAGCTACAGGGTCTGCTTTCATGTAGCCtgtgtaggaatgtttagcttattttagagtttagacatgtaggaatgtttagtttcctttagagtttagaaatgtgttaatatagaatgtagaattatggtagagacactgacactgccctggatataaataaaggcctgactgtgtcatgaacttaggagtagatcttaggagaccctcccagttgaactgtgaaagtaagacaaagaggagttaatgctgagtggaaattccccagaggatacctgtgtgggggtctcaacatttgtaacttgataactgtggttTGGAGGGAGATGGTattatggcccctaggaagagacacacacccacagtgttttaactgttactcacacatccacatgcacactcactcacgagcactcacatagacacagacacagagtttgcagcacacatggggatttatgatggggtcgctccTATAAAGCTGGGtggaactaacaaaggggtgaagattgtttcagagggacaccggcctcgtcttcccttctagaagtgcatgcttaaatgaagataaataaagaataagGAATGAGTAAAGATTAAGATGAATAAAGTTCttgtaaaaatgactactggGTCCGGTGCATCTCTGAAGGCccgaggaataataaagaaccggggtaaaactgatttcccaacaCCTGCATTTCCATCTACACTGAGATAAAACGGTTTGTCATAATCAGGCAGAGCGAGAACAACATTTGTTTGTAAAATAGCTTTCAACTGTTCAAATGCTTTTACAGTTTCGGGTGTCCAAGTTATTTTATCCTTTAACGCTAGATTTTTTCCGTAAATCAAATTTTGTAAAGGCTGTGCATATAATGCAAACTCTGGAATCCATGCTCTACAAAAATTAGACAACCCTAGAAAGCTCATcatctgctgttttgtttctggCTGTGGTGCATTCTGTATTgcttctttccttttgtttaaCAGCTGTTTTCCTTCCCCTGACAGTGTATGTCCCAAATACACAACTGATGGGCTCCACAGTTGTAATTTGGTCATAGACACTTTGTGTCCCTCCTGTGCTAGATGTCTAAGCACTGCAAGAGTGTTTTGTTTACAATCTTCCTGTGTGTGTCCTGTTATCAAAATGTCATCCACATACAGTAGGTACATGTTGACATCGATTTTTCCAGTGCTTCTGCATACAGAGTCGGGCTGTTCTGAAACCCTTGTGGCAGGCGTGTGTAGGTGTATTTCTGACCCTCATATGTGAATCCAAACAGGTCTTGTGAGTCTGGATGCAGAGGCACTGAGAAAAAGGCATTAGATAGGTCTATCACTGAGAACCATTGTTCTTTTGGTGTTATCTGGTTCAAAATAGTGTGTGGATTTGCAACAACTGGTGGAATTGTTTCAGTGATTTCATTAATAGCTCTAAGATCATGCACCGACCTATACTTtcctgtgtttgcttttttcacTGGAAATATAGGTGTGTtgcatgttgttgttttgctctGGGTTAAGATTCCTGCCTTCAACATGTCAGCTATTACAGATCTAATACCTTCTCGCTGTTGTGGGCTCAGGGGGTATTGTGGCTTAATAGGTCTGAAAGATGAGATTGTTTTCACTTTAACAGGTTCTTGGTTTTTAATTAGACCGACATCTGTGGCATTTCGGGACCACAGGGTCGATGGAAGAGTTTTTagttcttcctcttcctcttttgtAAGAGCGACAGTAGTAATATAGCTAcagcttttttgctttttgcctCTACTCCCCTCTCCTCCTGACAGGACGTTGAACACGCTGCTCCTGACAGAGATCTCGCAGCAGACATGGAGCAGCTGTTTCACAGCTTCCTTACAGACAGGCTGATGCACGAAAACACGTTGGATATCTGTGCTCATCCTTCACGTGTCTCCCTGCAGCTCCCTCACAGCAGCCTTTCTCCTGGTGCATTCTGGGAGTCTTCGGTGCTGGAAGGCGCGAGGAGGCTGCAGCATTTATGTCGAATGCTGGAGGACAAGCTCAACGCGCCGGATGCCCAGGTTAGTGTTCAGATCggctttcattcatttatacaGCAGCAAACCACCTCAGGGCGCTTTACACTGTAAGCTACAGAGCACTATGGGTGACAGTGGACCACTCAGCTGACCTCAGACATGTTTGCTTTGAGCTGATTGGTTACTGCTGAGAGGTcagagtaaaaaatataacagtgaTTTTATCATCCAGTAAACATCCTTTTCCGAATATTTAACCACACCGACGCCACGGTGTCACACCAACGCTCCCAGTCTGAGCTTCAGTTTCCTGAGATTGTCGGTGTTCGGTGGGCGGAGTTTGCTGTGTGAGCTTCGAGCATCGTTCGCCACCTGTATTTCCTGTTCTGCCGCGTGTTTCGTGTGAACTGGTTCAGCTGCTGGTCCCAGTAAAGATCTGATGTTCCAGTCACGTCACATTTAGCTGGAGGTTACAATACAAGGTTCTGGCTGAAGAATGTGGCGAATCATCATCATATGTCATTCGCGGGCGATAACGAGTCAGAGACGAGGACGCCAGAATGTGCCACTTCTGGTTCTGCAACTTTGCAGCTGCAGAACCAGAAGTGTCTCCTTCTGAgtcattgttttcatttctgaACACCTTCCAGGTAAATTTGAACATGTCTGAGTAATTCAGCAGCCCGGGCCCTCTCTGAGATCTGACGTCTGCTCGCGTCTGAAGCAGCTAACGGATAAGCACGGCTCTGGAAAGATCTTCCAGGTGATGAGCACGGTCGTGGGCACCTGGGACCTGGACCTGAACTTGACTAAGGGCGAGCTGGTGGCGGTGATCAGCGAGGCCGACAGCCGTGGAGACAGAAGGAGGTGGCTGGTCGATGCAGGAGGTGAGACTTCAGGTTTTATGACGTTTGCACTAAAACCTGAGAGGAAGAACTGTGGCGCCATCTGCTGGCAAGCCGCTGTTATTACAACTGAAACAGACGAGCAGCCAATGGGATCGCTCTGTGAGGGCACACCGGGTTGGTCTGACACTGTGaacaaataaatgttaaacTATATTTACGTCTTCACGCAGGGAAGCGAGGCTACGCTGCTGCCTCGAAACTCATTCGCTATCACCAGCCAACAGACGACCCGCCCCCCTCACCACACCCGAGCCTGGCAGAAGACGTGACCGCACACAGAAGACACTCCTACAGCCCGGCAGGCAATGCCCCACTGCCCATGAGTCAGCCCTGCTTCCAGGCAATTGAATTCCTCTGCACTGGACTGTCCAGGAGACGGAGGCCGCGTGCTGTCCACCAGCGCAGGACTGCAGGGTGATCATCCAGCTGCagtcagaatactttaataagTCGCCCCGAGATAATAAGAACAGACTGAACTAATTAAATAACAtgtccttatcttggacaacatcctcCTCTCCACCTTGACAGCGTCCAGCTCCACCTGTTACTGGCCGTCCCAGCATGCAGCGGCACAGAGGACGGCTCTGGTCACGACAGTAAGACTGAATTTGTTGTTGTGCACAGCAAATGCGACGCTGTCACATCCTCGTAGGCGTTGATACGCTGCTTGATGGAGCGTAACAGTAATGTGACACAGAGCGGCTCT
This window harbors:
- the LOC120436309 gene encoding rho guanine nucleotide exchange factor 37-like, producing the protein MEQLFHSFLTDRLMHENTLDICAHPSRVSLQLPHSSLSPGAFWESSVLEGARRLQHLCRMLEDKLNAPDAQQLTDKHGSGKIFQVMSTVVGTWDLDLNLTKGELVAVISEADSRGDRRRWLVDAGGKRGYAAASKLIRYHQPTDDPPPSPHPSLAEDVTAHRRHSYSPAGNAPLPMSQPCFQVVGAYDFTARSKHEVSFWAGEPVRVLEPHDKRGSPEWSLVEVRGQRGYVPSNYLAIMPVGAGLPPNPGFRGWKLQLVSMRGWMEEPPGISCLQSQC